The following coding sequences lie in one Sorghum bicolor cultivar BTx623 chromosome 6, Sorghum_bicolor_NCBIv3, whole genome shotgun sequence genomic window:
- the LOC8055451 gene encoding nudix hydrolase 26, chloroplastic has protein sequence MEARLSSIIHGTEWNRPGKERSRVQSESEMVVAAARCVAVKPLPLALVHHSRPVSSSALLRLPRTASARSPRSASCSTSAPPPPPPPPLPFVAVASMDAPPQGYRTNVGICLADPSLTKIFSASRLDIPSAWQMPQGGIDAGEEPRAAAFRELREETGVTSAEIVAEAPNWLTYDFPPDVRDKLNARWGTDWKGQAQKWFLFRLTGNDDEINLNGDGSEKPEFGEWTWMTPQEVIEKAVEFKKPVYEEALKHFAPYLQSDPAASS, from the exons ATGGAGGCCCGCCTGTCATCCATTATCCATGGAACGGAATGGAATCGTCCAGGAAAGGAAAGGAGCAGAGTCCAGAGCGAGAGCGAGATGGTGGTGGCGGCCGCACGCTGCGTCGCTGTAAAGCCCTTGCCCCTCGCCCTCGTCCACCACAGCCGCCCCGTTTCCTCCTCCGCGCTACTCCGCCTCCCCAGAACCGCCAGCGCCAGGTCGCCGCGCTCCGCCTCCTGCTCGacctccgcgccgccgccgccgccgccgccgccgctcccgtTCGTCGCCGTCGCATCCATGGACGCGCCGCCCCAGGGCTACCGGACCAACGTCGGCATCTGCCTCGCCGACCCATCCCTCACCAAG ATTTTCTCGGCTTCTAGGCTCGACATTCCTAGCGCCTGGCAGATGCCTCAG GGTGGTATAGATGCAGGGGAAGAACCAAGGGCGGCTGCCTTCAGGGAATTGAGAGAAGAAACTGGTGTCACATCCGCAGAGATCGTGGCTGAG GCTCCTAACTGGTTAACATATGACTTCCCGCCGGATGTGAGAGACAAGCTGAATGCTAGGTGGGGAACCGATTGGAAAGGCCAAGCTCAAAAATG GTTTTTATTTAGACTTACTGGAAATGATGATGAGATTAACCTTAATGGTGATGGGTCTGAGAAGCCAGAGTTTGGTGAATGGACATGGATGACTCCCCAGGAAGTTATTGAAAAG GCAGTTGAATTTAAGAAACCTGTATATGAGGAAGCATTGAAACATTTTGCTCCCTACCTACAGTCAGATCCAGCCGCTTCATCATAG
- the LOC8155558 gene encoding receptor protein kinase TMK1 — MDDAAATHHYHLIITIATILLAAAGAGLVHATTHPADQAALDDLRKSLTNPDALGWPDNGDACGPPTWPHVSCDRTGRVDNLDLKNAGLSGTLPPSLSSLAALRGLSLQGNRLTGALPSFRGMSALQQAFLNDNDFDAIPADFFDGGLTDLLEISLSDNHRLNKSSGGWALPPGLPDSAPQLQVLSLDNCSLTGGIPAFLGRLMGLQNLTLSYNNLSGPVPAALNGSAIQRLWLNNQQGEAKLSGTLDVVVTMTGLQELWLHGNDFSGPIPDAIAGCKDLYTVRLNNNQLLGLLPPGLAALPALRELKLDNNNLLGPVPPLKAPNFTFSGNEFCAPNPGDACAPEVMALLQFLADVQYPPKLVETWSGNDPCAGWLGVTCVQGKVTVLNLPGYGLNGTISQSLGNVTTLSDVKLAGNNLTGRVPDSLTKLASLQKLDLSMNDLNGPLPAFSPTVDVNVTGNLNFNTTAPPPDGQPNNSPRGSHSPPGASAGAEGNNDAAIPGSGKKTSSAVLLGTTIPVAVSVVALISVGAVFFCKRRASVQPQAASVVVHPRNSSDPDNLAKIVVATNDSSSGTSQGNMHSGSSGLTGDVHMIEAGNFVIAVQVLRGATRNFAQDNVLGRGGFGVVYKGELHDGTMIAVKRMEAVAVSNKALDEFQAEIAVLTKVRHRNLVSILGYAIEGNERLLVYEYMPNGALSKHLFHWKQFELEPLSWKKRLNIALDVARGMEYLHNLGHHRFIHRDLKSANILLGDDFRAKVADFGLMKDAPDGNYSVATRLAGTFGYLAPEYAVTGKISTKADVFSFGVVLLELITGTTAIDDSRVGEGEETRHLAYWFSQIRKDEEQLRAAIDPTLDVSDDETFESVGVIAELAGHCTAREPSQRPDMGHAVNVLVPMVEKWRPVKDEAEDYLGIDLHLPLLQMVKSWQDAEASMTDGGSILSLEDSKGSIPARPAGFAESFTSADGR; from the exons ATGGacgacgccgccgccacccACCACTACCACCTCATCATCACAATCGCCACCAtcctgctcgccgccgccggcgcggggCTCGTCCACGCAACCACGCACCCGGCGGACCAGGCGGCGCTGGACGACCTCCGGAAATCCCTAACGAACCCGGACGCGCTGGGATGGCCGGACAACGGCGACGCGTGCGGCCCGCCCACGTGGCCGCACGTCTCCTGCGACCGCACCGGCCGCGTCGACAACCTCGACCTCAAGAACGCCGGCCTGTCCGGTACCCTCCCGCCGTCGCTCTCCTCGCTCGCCGCGCTGCGCGGGCTCAGCCTCCAGGGGAACCGCCTCACGGGCGCGCTCCCGTCCTTCCGCGGGATGTCCGCGCTCCAGCAAGCCTTCCTCAACGACAACGACTTCGACGCCATCCCGGCCGACTTCTTCGACGGCGGCCTCACCGACCTACTCGAGATCTCGCTCAGCGACAACCACCGCCTCAACAAGTCCAGCGGCGGCTGGGCGCTCCCGCCGGGACTCCCCGACTCCGCGCCGCAGCTGCAGGTGCTGTCCCTCGACAACTGCAGCCTCACCGGCGGGATCCCGGCCTTCCTCGGCCGCCTCATGGGGCTGCAAAACCTCACGCTCTCCTACAACAACCTCTCCGGCCCCGTCCCCGCCGCGCTCAACGGCTCCGCCATCCAGAGGCTCTGGCTTAACAACCAGCAAGGGGAGGCCAAGCTCTCCGGCACACTCGACGTCGTCGTCACCATGACGGGACTCCAGGAGCTCTGGCTCCACGGCAACGACTTCTCCGGGCCCATCCCCGACGCCATCGCCGGCTGCAAGGACCTCTACACCGTCAGGCTTAACAACAACCAGCTCCTCGGCCTCCTGCCGCCTGGCCTCGCCGCGCTCCCCGCGCTCCGGGAGCTCAAGCTCGACAACAACAACCTCCTGGGCCCCGTCCCGCCGCTCAAGGCCCCCAATTTCACCTTCTCTGGGAACGAGTTCTGCGCCCCCAACCCCGGGGACGCCTGCGCCCCGGAGGTCATGGCATTGCTCCAATTCCTCGCCGACGTGCAGTACCCGCCCAAGCTGGTAGAGACCTGGTCCGGGAACGACCCCTGCGCGGGCTGGCTCGGCGTCACCTGCGTCCAGGGCAAAGTCACCGTGCTCAACCTGCCGGGGTACGGACTCAACGGCACCATCAGCCAGAGCCTCGGCAACGTCACCACGCTCTCCGACGTCAAGCTCGCTGGCAACAATCTCACCGGCCGAGTGCCGGATAGCCTCACCAAGCTCGCCTCGCTTCAGAAGCTGGACCTGTCCATGAATGACTTGAATGGGCCGCTGCCCGCATTCAGTCCCACCGTGGATGTCAATGTCACCGGCAATCTCAACTTCAACaccacggcgccgccgccggatgGGCAGCCAAACAACTCCCCTCGGGGGTCTCATTCTCCGCCTGGCGCATCTGCTGGTGCTGAGGGTAATAATGATGCAGCAATCCCTGGGAGTGGGAAGAAGACCTCATCAGCTGTATTGCTGGGCACGACCATTCCAGTCGCGGTGAGCGTGGTCGCCCTGATTTCGGTGGGCGCTGTGTTCTTTTGCAAGAGAAGAGCATCAGTGCAACCGCAGGCAGCCTCTGTTGTCGTGCATCCCCGTAATAGCTCTGATCCAGATAACCTGGCCAAGATCGTCGTGGCCACCAACGACAGCAGCAGCGGCACGTCTCAAGGGAACATGCATAGCGGGAGCAGCGGCCTGACTGGCGATGTCCACATGATCGAGGCTGGGAATTTTGTGATTGCTGTGCAGGTCCTCCGTGGCGCCACCAGAAACTTTGCCCAGGACAATGTGCTTGGCCGTGGGGGATTTGGTGTTGTTTACAAAGGGGAGCTGCATGATGGCACCATGATTGCAGTGAAGAGGATGGAGGCTGTGGCGGTCAGCAACAAGGCTTTGGATGAGTTCCAGGCCGAGATTGCTGTCCTGACCAAGGTCCGGCACCGCAATCTGGTGTCGATACTGGGATACGCGATCGAAGGGAACGAGAGGCTGCTGGTTTATGAGTACATGCCCAATGGGGCTCTGAGCAAGCACCTGTTCCACTGGAAGCAATTTGAGCTGGAGCCTCTCTCGTGGAAGAAGCGGCTCAATATCGCCTTGGATGTTGCTCGTGGGATGGAATATCTGCACAACCTGGGCCATCACCGCTTCATACATAGGGATCTCAAGTCGGCAAACATTCTCCTCGGTGATGACTTCCGCGCAAAGGTGGCGGACTTTGGGCTGATGAAGGATGCGCCGGATGGGAACTACTCTGTAGCGACCAGACTTGCTGGAACGTTTGGGTACTTGGCTCCTGAGTATGCAG TGACAGGGAAAATCTCAACAAAAGCAGACGTCTTCAGCTTCGGGGTAGTGCTGCTGGAGCTGATAACAGGGACGACGGCCATTGACGACAGCCGCGTGGGCGAGGGCGAGGAGACCCGTCACCTGGCGTACTGGTTCAGCCAGATCCGTAAGGACGAGGAGCAGCTCCGGGCGGCCATCGACCCGACCCTGGACGTGAGTGATGACGAGACGTTCGAGAGCGTCGGCGTGATCGCTGAGCTTGCTGGCCACTGCACGGCCCGGGAGCCGTCGCAGCGGCCTGACATGGGGCACGCGGTGAACGTGCTGGTGCCCATGGTGGAGAAGTGGAGGCCCGTGAAGGACGAGGCCGAGGACTACCTGGGCATCGACCTGCACCTGCCGCTGTTGCAGATGGTGAAGAGCTGGCAGGACGCGGAGGCCAGCATGACGGACGGCGGCAGCATCCTGAGCCTGGAGGACAGCAAGGGCAGCATCCCTGCTCGCCCTGCTGGGTTCGCGGAGTCCTTCACCTCGGCCGACGGCCGGTGA